The sequence GTGCGGGGACTTTGATGTCGTCCAGCGGGACGTAGAGGGAATCGAAGTCGGCTTCAGGGACATCCTGCAGTTCAGGAACTTTTGGCTGTTCCGGCGTTGGTTCCAGTACACCCTGAGGTGTGTTTTTGTGAGGCAGAATCTCTTCCATAACTCCTGAGGGGAGCTTCAGAGAATCAATAAACTTCTTGTCGTTCAATTTGCTCGGGGGGAGGTTGACCACCAGGAAGGGGATATCATTACCGATTCCCAGGTTTGGGTCGTAGACAATTTTTCCACCCGCTTTCTTGACCAGATCCGCGGTGCGTCGGACGTCGTTTACCCGCAGCAGCACGGTCAACTCCGGCGAGCAGTCGCAGAGTTCTTCTTTCAACTGGGCGTCAGCCGGGGCAGCAAACTGGTTGAAACCAGCGGCCATGATGGTCAGGATCAGGGTGTATTTCGACAATCGAGATAAATTGAAAAAGTTCATCCGTCCCTCAAGCTTTCGAGCATCAGGACACTAGGTCCTGTAAAATGATTATGTTTTGGAATTCAGCAGGCAGGTGGGTCGTGTCGAGTTATCGGGCTCCTGGATCACACTTAATTAAGCATGATCGTTAAGCTTTCTCTATAAGACCACACTTTAATATAGGTTACATTTTGTTGAAGTTATTCATATTCTCACATGATGAGAGGTGAATGTGAATACCACAGACCGAGGAAAATGTGATTTAATCATGACTCGCAAAGCACTTAGGGTTAAATTCTGAACTTTATTACCCTGCGGGGGCTTCCCTGAATTCAGATAAATTTGTCAAGAAATAATTGACAAATCGAATCGGGTAAAATACCTTTTATGCATGTTTCAGACTGCCCGCCACGCCCTGATGTTTCTCTGCTGTGCCATTGTTGCACTCGACATCGTATTGTTTCTGGGCGGACCTGCTCTTGTGCAGTCTGAAGGTGAGAATCAGGACTGGTTCTTCTCTGAATTTGAGTTTGAAGAAAACGAAGAATCCGGTGAAGAAGAACCGCTGATCCAGGATGTGGAACTGCTTGTCGAAGTTTCCCACTTGAGCTCACCCCTCTTTGATGTTGAATTTCATATCAACGAATCCGATCGAGACGAAACCCATGTTTCTCGGGGGCCGCCAGCGCTTAGCTGAGTTCATGCCTGTTTTTTCGATATTCTCCGTCGCGCTCATTAACGTTTCTCTTGTGTCCCACTGTTGAGTCTGCTGCGCGAATAATTCTATGTTGGTGCATGACCAGTCTGGTCGTTGTTCCCGGGATAGAGGATATCTTCAAGTTCACCCCGCCTGAGCTTCAATGATTCAGGTCCATCGATCATGGATTCTTTCAATGTCACAAAATCAATTCGATCAACCCAGGTTCAACCTCAAAAGCTATCTCAACGAATTTAATCCCTGGCACAATATTAAAATTATGCATACCAACGTCCCCAACGATATTCTGGCGGGGATCACGGTAGCTGTCATCGCGATGCCACTGGCACTCGCGTTCGGGGTTGCTTCCGGGCTGGGAGCGGAAGCCGGGATGTGGGCCGCAATCTGTGGTGGGATTCTGGTCGGTCTATTTGGTGGATCCAATACCGGCGTCAGTGGTCCTACAGGGCCCAAGGTTGTGCAGCTGGCTGCGATTATTGCGGCAACCAAAATGGCCAGTGGGGAGCCTGATATTGTCTTTGCGATGTCGATGGTCTTTCTCAGTGGGCTGATCTGTATCGTCCTGGCTCTGATGAAGATCGGGCGGTTTATTTATTACACTCCTTATTCGGTTGTCTCCGGATTCATGTGCGGGATCGGCGTGATCATCATCCTGCTTGAAATCCCACCCATGCTCGGATTTGCTACCCCCAATTCCGTGATGAGTGCCATCAAACAGATTCCGTATGACATCATGCACGAAAAGCCGCATGCCCTGATTGTGTCCCTGGCGACATTCGCGACGATTCTCATCTGGCCGCGACTGACTAAGAAACAGTGGTTGCCTGCCCCTTTGATGGGGCTGATCGTGGGAACCAGCCTTGCGCATCTGCTGCAGTTCAAGGATATCGAATATATCGCTTCGATGCCGGTAGGCGTGCCTCACCTTTACTGGCCGGACTTTTCGCGTTTTGGTGATATGATCGGCGGCGCGTTCGCTCTGGCCGGACTGTGCATTTTTGACTCGCTGCTGACCTGTCTGGTGGCAGATAATATGACCAACGAACGTCATAACAGTGACCGGGAAATCTTTGGTCAGGGAATTGCCAACATGGGCTGCGGGATTGTCGGGGGCGTGACCACTGCAACCGCCACCATGCGGACCGTGGCGAATATCAAGTGTGGCGGAAAGACCGGCCTGGCTTCGATCACGCATGGCCTGGTGCTGCTGGCACTCATGCTCGGGCTGGCTCCTTATGCAAGTTACATTCCGATGGCCTGTCTGGCAGGAATCCTGTTGAAAGTCGGTATGGATATCATTGACTACCGCGTGCTGCCGGTCCTGCATCGTATGCCGTTCATGGATTCAATCTGCTTCTGGGCGGTTTTAATTCTGACGATCTCGGTCGACCTGCTCGTGGCGATGGGGGTCGGTATTACCATTGCCTTTGTCCGGATTGTACAGGAACTGGGGCAGGCTTATGAACAGAATGTGGTCAATCTGAATGAAATCAGCCGGCCGTTGCCCGCTGATGTATCCATGCCGGAGGACCTCAAGGAAAAAGTTCTCAAACTGCGACTGGAAGGTCCGCTGTTCTTTGGAGTTTCTGATACAATCTACCGGACATCCTCAGCACTGGTCGATTATAAGTATCTGATCATCCGCATGGCCCGTGTGCCCATGGTGGATATGTCGGGGGCGTATCTCCTGGAAGATATCATCGACAAAGCGCATGACCAGGGGGCAACCGTGTTCTTTACCGGTTTACGCCCTCAGGTGGAGCGAACCTTGAACCGCTTGAAGGTCATCGAAAAGGTGTCTGAACAGAACTGTCTGGCGACCTTCAATGATGCCATTCTGCGGATTCAGGAACTGGAAAGCCGGCAGTCTGACACAGAAAATAAGGTTGAGTACGAAGACGTAAGCAGGGTTTAATGCGAATACTGGCAATCAATGCGTATCATGGTGGGAGTCATCGTGATTTCCTGCAGTATTGGGTCTCGCATAGTTGCCATGAATTCACTGTCCTGACATTACCTCCGCGGCATTGGAAGTGGAGAATGCAGCATGCTGCTTTAACCCTCGCTACCGAGGTTGAGCAGCGCTCTGCATCCGGCGCCCGCTGGGATGTGCTGTTTGTGACCGACATGTTCGATCTGACGACGTTTCTGGGGCTGGTCCGTAAAGAGATTATGGACTTGCCCCGCATCGTCTATTTTCATGAGAACCAGTGGACCTATCCGGTTCCTGAAAACGAAGTTCGTGATCTGACTTACGGATTTATCAATCTGAAATCCGCTATTTCCGCGGACGCACTCTGGTTCAATTCCGATTTTCATCGGCAAGAGTTTTTTCAGGGTTCGGCTGAGTTCCTGCAACGTATGCCGGACTATGCTTCGGTAGACGTGCTGAAACCACTGCAGCAAAAGTCGTCTGTGCGACCTCCGGGAATTCCATCTCTTGAAGGAATGCATCGGGAACAGAAGTCCAGGCCAATTCAGATTCTATGGGTGGCTCGCTGGGAATATGATAAGAATCCGGAGCAGTTCTGTGACGCGGTCACTCAACTGGATACACAGGGGGTTGATTTCCGACTGAGTGTGCTGGGCCAGTCCACCCCGGAAATCCCCGACTGCTTTCTGGAATTGAAATCACAATTTGCAGACCGGATAGATCATTGGGGCTTTCTCGAAAGTCGATCCGACTATCAGCGGGCCCTGCAGGCGTCGGATATTGTGATCTCAACCGCCTGGCATGAATT comes from Gimesia chilikensis and encodes:
- a CDS encoding SulP family inorganic anion transporter produces the protein MSQNQFDQPRFNLKSYLNEFNPWHNIKIMHTNVPNDILAGITVAVIAMPLALAFGVASGLGAEAGMWAAICGGILVGLFGGSNTGVSGPTGPKVVQLAAIIAATKMASGEPDIVFAMSMVFLSGLICIVLALMKIGRFIYYTPYSVVSGFMCGIGVIIILLEIPPMLGFATPNSVMSAIKQIPYDIMHEKPHALIVSLATFATILIWPRLTKKQWLPAPLMGLIVGTSLAHLLQFKDIEYIASMPVGVPHLYWPDFSRFGDMIGGAFALAGLCIFDSLLTCLVADNMTNERHNSDREIFGQGIANMGCGIVGGVTTATATMRTVANIKCGGKTGLASITHGLVLLALMLGLAPYASYIPMACLAGILLKVGMDIIDYRVLPVLHRMPFMDSICFWAVLILTISVDLLVAMGVGITIAFVRIVQELGQAYEQNVVNLNEISRPLPADVSMPEDLKEKVLKLRLEGPLFFGVSDTIYRTSSALVDYKYLIIRMARVPMVDMSGAYLLEDIIDKAHDQGATVFFTGLRPQVERTLNRLKVIEKVSEQNCLATFNDAILRIQELESRQSDTENKVEYEDVSRV
- a CDS encoding tRNA-queuosine alpha-mannosyltransferase domain-containing protein, with amino-acid sequence MRILAINAYHGGSHRDFLQYWVSHSCHEFTVLTLPPRHWKWRMQHAALTLATEVEQRSASGARWDVLFVTDMFDLTTFLGLVRKEIMDLPRIVYFHENQWTYPVPENEVRDLTYGFINLKSAISADALWFNSDFHRQEFFQGSAEFLQRMPDYASVDVLKPLQQKSSVRPPGIPSLEGMHREQKSRPIQILWVARWEYDKNPEQFCDAVTQLDTQGVDFRLSVLGQSTPEIPDCFLELKSQFADRIDHWGFLESRSDYQRALQASDIVISTAWHEFFGISILEAVEAGCLPVLPNRLSYPEIFAEAPECFYDGSTEALVAKVMEYSRLLQSDQVTTDVRERQKKICLRYHWESVAHALDESVAECCRRPRL